A DNA window from Ranitomeya imitator isolate aRanImi1 chromosome 2, aRanImi1.pri, whole genome shotgun sequence contains the following coding sequences:
- the PPP1R3C gene encoding protein phosphatase 1 regulatory subunit 3C: MIQILEPRSLPRSIMPVDVAVRICLAHSPPLKKFLSPYEDCRGRNFVNRFKPLRPCLSLKKESESRNNEWNRSKSRAKKKVIFADSKGLSLTSVHVFSEFKEEPAVDLQFDLRDLEDITASLKLHEEKNLILGFTQPSADYLQFRNKIQKNFVCLENCSLQERSIAGTIKVKNLSFEKTVKVRITFSTWKTFIDLDCVYMNNVYGGSDTDTFSFAVDLPFNIPSHEKIEFCISYESGGQVFWDNNDGQNYTIIHAEWKSDGVQTNTLTKTDITSYKSHSIKLENNLDQFGTPKTSLGLFPEWQSWGSIGNTSPYW; this comes from the coding sequence ATGATCCAGATACTGGAACCACGTTCCCTTCCACGGTCTATCATGCCGGTTGATGTTGCAGTGAGGATTTGCTTAGCGCATTCTCCTCCGTTAAAGAAGTTTCTCAGCCCCTATGAAGACTGCAGAGGGAGAAACTTTGTGAATCGATTTAAGCCGTTACGACCATGTCTGTCGCTGAAGAAGGAATCTGAGTCCAGGAACAATGAGTGGAACCGATCCAAATCCCGAGCTAAAAAGAAAGTCATCTTTGCTGATTCGAAAGGATTGTCCTTAACATCAGTCCATGTGTTCTCAGAGTTTAAAGAAGAACCCGCGGTTGACCTGCAATTTGATCTAAGAGATCTCGAAGATATCACCGCCAGCCTCAAATTACATGAAGAAAAGAATCTGATCCTGGGATTCACCCAGCCTTCTGCTGATTATCTACAGTTTCGCAACAAGATCCAAAAGAACTTTGTATGTCTGGAGAATTGCAGCCTTCAGGAGAGGTCTATTGCTGGTACCATCAAAGTGAAAAATCTCAGCTTCGAAAAAACCGTGAAGGTGCGAATAACCTTTAGCACCTGGAAAACCTTCATAGATTTGGACTGTGTGTACATGAATAATGTTTATGGAGGCTCCGACACTGACACTTTCTCCTTTGCTGTAGACCTGCCTTTTAACATTCCCAGTCATGAAAAAATTGAGTTCTGCATATCCTATGAGAGTGGTGGCCAAGTGTTCTGGGACAATAACGATGGACAGAACTACACTATCATTCACGCGGAGTGGAAATCCGATGGGGTGCAGACCAACACCTTAACCAAAACAGACATAACTTCCTACAAATCCCATAGTATCAAGCTGGAAAATAATTTAGATCAGTTTGGGACCCCTAAAACATCTCTTGGTTTATTTCCCGAATGGCAGAGTTGGGGTAGCATAGGGAATACCTCCCCATACTGGTGA